ATCTAGTTCACCACTTAGCATCTGCCTTTCAAATTCATCATTCTCACCTACGTAAGAGGAGATCATTTTTTTTACTTGATGTTTTTGCAATAGTAAGCCTAAGCCAAAATCATCTACACCAGCATTATTAGAAATGCAGGTTATATCTTTTACTTCTAAAGACACCAATTCTGCTATAGCATTTTCGGGTATTCCGCATAGTCCGAAGCCGCCTAGCATAAACGTCATTTTATCTTCAACACCTTTTAAAGCTTCATGAACATTAGAAACAGTTTTCTTAATCATTATAATATAAATTGAGTTGCCTCTAAATTACTATTTTTTAAATGAAAAATGCCCTTAACTTTTCAGGAAAAAGTTAAGGGCATTTTAAGATTTTGTATTTTAGATTAAAAATCTAAATCATCTAAATCATCTTCTTCAGGACTCGTATCGTCCTTTTTATCTTCTTGAAACTTAGAACAGTCTAGTTCTATAGACATACCAGCGGGTCTTTTGAAATTACCATCTGAAATATCTAATTCTTTATTTGCATAATTTTTAACCATGTACAGCCCCCAAATAGGAAGTGCCATAGTGGCTCCTTGCCCATAAGCTGTTCTATTAAAGTGGGTAGCCCGTTCTTCACCACCAACCCAAACGCCAGTGACTAAATTAGGTACCATTCCCATAAACCAACCATCACTATTTTTTTGAGTAGTACCTGTTTTACCTGCAATAGGATTTGTTAAGTTGTAAGGGTAGCCTGTAACCACTTCTTTATAAACAGCATTATTTTTGGCATAGCTGTGTCTTAATCTTCCTCCAGAACCAGATTGTACAACCCCTTGCATTAGATCTACCATAGCATAGGCTACATCTTTGCTCATGACATCCCTTGTTTCGGGTACATATTCATAAAGAACAGTTCCGTTTTTATCTTCAATTCTAGTAACTAGTACCGGTTTTACATATACACCTTCATTTGCAAAAGTCCCAAAAGCACCTACCATTTCATAGACATTAACGTCTGCGGTACCTAAGGCAATAGAGGGTACTTCAAGTATATCTCTAGTAATTCCCATATTTTTAGCCATGGCCACTACAGGTTTTGGTCCTACTTTATCCATTAATTGCGCAGTTACTGTATTTACAGATCCTGCCAAAGCCGTTTTAAGACTCATGTTTTTTAAGCTATACTTGCCATCAGAGTTTTTAGGACACCATGCTTCTTGATTTCCATGTTTACCGGCTTCAATACAGTATTCATCATCGTATAATGTTTCACAAGGAGATAGACGTAATTGGTCAATTGCTGCAGCGTATACAAATGGCTTAAACGTAGAACCTGCTTGGCGGGCTCCTTGAATTACATTATCATATTGAAAATGCTTATAATTTAAACCACCAACCCATGCTTTTACATGTCCGGTTTGTGGTTCCATAGACATCATTGCAGTTCTTAAAAATGATTTATAATAGCGAATGGAATCTAAAGGAGTCATAATAGTGTCCTTTTCATTACCAACACTATTCCAATCAAAAACAACCATAGGTGTAGGTTCTTTGAAAGATGCTCTGATCTCTTTTTCAGATTTCCCGTTACTTTTCATTTTTCTCCAACGGTCAGAAACTTT
This genomic stretch from Cellulophaga algicola DSM 14237 harbors:
- a CDS encoding penicillin-binding protein 1A; translation: MAAAPKKKQKNNFFKFIKWFWILFITGLLAVVLIFLAASWNWFGELPTFERLENPQTNLATEIISSDGETLGKYYIDDNRTPIPFEELPKNLVNALVATEDARYFEHSGVDARGTIRAFAYLGSKGGASTISQQLAKQLFTGTASRGWKRYTQKIKEWVIATRLERQYTKEEIIAMYFNIYDFGNNADGIRSAAKIYFSKEPKELNVSESAMLVGMFKNSSLYNPRPKRNPEGTKNRRDVVLAQMAKYEFIPEKLKDSLQKLPLALRYSPESHSDGLATYFRMHLQSFLNQWISKNPKPALKGERDKWNIYLDGLKVYTTIDSRMQRNAEDAVQEHMKNLQAEFFNQNTPERNKTAPFLDINTSQINSIMERGMKVSDRWRKMKSNGKSEKEIRASFKEPTPMVVFDWNSVGNEKDTIMTPLDSIRYYKSFLRTAMMSMEPQTGHVKAWVGGLNYKHFQYDNVIQGARQAGSTFKPFVYAAAIDQLRLSPCETLYDDEYCIEAGKHGNQEAWCPKNSDGKYSLKNMSLKTALAGSVNTVTAQLMDKVGPKPVVAMAKNMGITRDILEVPSIALGTADVNVYEMVGAFGTFANEGVYVKPVLVTRIEDKNGTVLYEYVPETRDVMSKDVAYAMVDLMQGVVQSGSGGRLRHSYAKNNAVYKEVVTGYPYNLTNPIAGKTGTTQKNSDGWFMGMVPNLVTGVWVGGEERATHFNRTAYGQGATMALPIWGLYMVKNYANKELDISDGNFKRPAGMSIELDCSKFQEDKKDDTSPEEDDLDDLDF